GGCGCTGGCTCGACGAGCCGGCGACACAAAAGCAGCTCGCATACCTGCCCGCCGAGCATCGGCTCGACTTCGGGCTGACCCGCTACCGCGCCTCCGCACTGCTCACGTTCCGGTTCAATCGGCGCGGCATCCAGGACCTCGTGAGGGCCGCGTCCGAGGCGACGCCGGCGTCGATCGCGGAGGCAGCGTGATGCTCCATGCCCAACAGCACCGTCACCGACCGCATTCGCCTCTGGCACCCACGCTGGCGGCTGTGCGCCGTCTGCGCCCGGCCGGCCCGCGGGTTCGGCTGGACCGACCCCTGGCCGTCGCGCGTCCCGCGACCGCCTCGCTGGTTCTGCTCGCACGCGTGCCAGCGCTTCTGGAGCGAGCGTCTCAGGGAGTTCGGCATGGTTGATCTGACCGAGCAGGAGCACGCCGCCATCGGCGTCACCATACGCCGCCTTGGAGCGCTGATGGGGGAGATCGGCTGGGACACCCGCTTCGCCGACCTCTCCGAGGCCGAGGTCCGCGCCCTCATCGCCGAGTCCGTCGAGGGCTTCCGCGAGGCAATGGCCGAGACCGCTGCGGAGATGCCGGAGGTCCCATTCTGATGCTCACCTTCAACCCATCCTTCGCCGACCGGCTGAATGGGCTGGTCGACGACGCGCTCGAAGCCGAGCGGTCCGCTACGCTGCCACGGGACTACCTCGGCGCCTCGCGGCTCGGGGTCTCGTGCGAGCGCGCGCTCCAGTTCGAGTTCGCGCGTGCGCCGGTCGACGACGGCGCCGGCTTCGACGGCCGCACCCTGCGCATCTTCGCCATCGGACACGCGCTGGAGGATCTCGCGGTCCGGTGGCTGCGCGACGCCGGTGTCGATCTTTACACGCGCAAGGGCGACCGGCCGGACGGCGGACAGTTCGGCTTCTCCGTCGCCAACGGGCGCATCCAGGGCCACGTGGACGGCATCGTCGCCGGTGCGCCCGAGCCACTCGGTCTTGCTGTCCCCGCCCTCTGGGAGTGCAAGACCATGAGCGCGAAGAACTGGCGGGATACGGTCGCCAAGGGCGTCGTGATCGCCAAACCGGTCTACGCCGCTCAGATCGCGCTCTACCAGGCGTACATGGAGCCGAGCGTCCCCGGTATCTCCGAGGCACCGGCGCTCTTCACCGCCGTCAACAAGGACACGGCCGAGCTTCACCACGAGCTCGTCCCGTTCGACGGCGCGCTCGCCCAGCGCATGAGCGACCGAGCCGTGCGGATCCTGCAGGCCACCGACGCCGGCGAGCTGCTGCCCCGGATGGCCACCACCCGCGACCACTTCGAGTGCCGGTTCTGCCCCTGGGCGGAGCGCTGCTGGGAGCTTGCCCCATGACCGACGACCGCGATCCCGAGACGCACGACGCCCCCGCCGACAAGGACACGCAGGAGCCGGTCGAGAAGCGAGTCGAGCAGGCGGACGACAACCTCGTCCACTTCAACCCATGGCGCGACTTCAGCGATGCGCCGCGCCGGATCGACGTATTCGGCGATGAGCCCGATGCCGAGCAGATCGCGACGTTCATGGGCGTGGTCTTCGGCTACAGCGAGGGGCTGATCCCGGTCCGCAGCTTCATCGACAAGGGCCAGGGGTTCGACGGCCGGCCCCACAACATCTGGGTCGACGCCAACGAGGCTGCGCCCGAGAAGATGACGACCTTCGCCCGCTGGGCGTGGCGCGAGGGGGCGGCCGTCTACGTCATCCCCGGCGTGGTGGCTGAGCAGGGCCAGGCGAAGGCCACGGACATCGTCGGCATGCAGACGGTCGTCGTCGATCTCGACTGCGGCGACATCGACGCCAAGCTCGCCCACCTGGCGCGCCATCTCGGTCAGCCGACGATGATCGTCGAAAGCGGTGGCGTGACCGGCGACGGCCAGCAGAAGTGCCATGTCTGGTGGAAGCTCAGCGAGCCGGCCGAGGGCGAGGAAATCGCCCGTGTCTGCCGTCTGCGCGGCGAGATTGCCGTGAAGGTCGGCGGCGACAAGCACTTCCGCTCGGCGCATCAGCCGATCCGCGTCGCCGGCAGCGTCTACTACAAAAACAACTTCAAGACGCTCGTGCGCATCGTCGAAGTCGACCCGTACCTCGACCACGACCTGACCGAGCTCGAGGAGGCGGTGCTGGACATGCCGCCCGCGCCGGGCATCACGTTCGAGCCTAGCTTCGCGCAGGACGACAAGCCGCTCGTCGAGGACGTTCTCACCAGACCCGTCCGCGAGGGCGCGCAGGACGGCTGGTCGCGCTTCGAGGGCGCCTCCGCCGCCATCGGCCACTTCATCCGCATGGTCCACGAGGGCCGCATGACGAAGGACG
This portion of the Acuticoccus sp. I52.16.1 genome encodes:
- a CDS encoding DUF6511 domain-containing protein, whose amino-acid sequence is MVDLTEQEHAAIGVTIRRLGALMGEIGWDTRFADLSEAEVRALIAESVEGFREAMAETAAEMPEVPF